TTTTATTTTACCAACCTTTATATTGATATTTGAATTAATTAATCCATTACTTTGCATAGTTAGTTCTCCTAAATTTTTTAACTAGTATTTTTGCATATTAAACCATATTTTTAAAAACCAAAACTATCTTATCTTCAGAGTGTGAATTTTTGAATATTTCAAACTCATTAAGTTGTTCATTAATCTCCAATTTATTTATTTTAATAACATATTCGAAAAAATCATCTACACTTTCAATTATTTTGCAAATTGATGGATATTCTTTTGAATAATAATCCATCAAAGTAATATTGCTACAAAGTATAATTTTATTATTAGAAAAAGCATCAACAAGTGTTCCACTCATTCTATACTTAAATGTAGATGGAAATGGCATATCATCTAAATAATTATTTAGCACTTTTAAAAAACCATCATCAAAATTAATTACTTTCGATTTCAATATCACTTTACATTTCGCTTTTTTTAAAATTTTTTCTTGGTTCTCTTTTTTTACAATCTCAGATATTATGTTTTCATCATTACTATTGCTTAACCCTACACAAGCATATTTTTGATAATTATCTTTTAATATATTCTCATTTAATTGATGCGGTAAAACATGAACCTTCTCACTATTTATTTCATGTGTTTCCATTAGACAATCTTTAATAAATTCTTCAAAAACTACATGTTCAACTTTATTCATATATCTTTTAAAAAACCATCGTTTAATCCTATTCTCTAATTAATCTATATTGAAGTGATGTAATATGATAATCTTTCACGTCTTCGAAAGAATAACCTCCCTATTGAAAACATTATAGTTTCATAAGAAGAAATAAAAACATAATCAGGCTTTAATTTACGAGCTATTATAGCTGATATAAGCATGATCTTGAGCGTACTTAACCTGCTAAATAATCTTCCATCCTTTATTTTTAAAGAATCCTTTTCTATAACTTTTACTTCTTTGGGTAGATTATTATAATGCCTTTTAGGACATATAACATAAACATTTACAAATTTTGCAAAACAGCTTATATATGAAGCATTTTGGCATATATGACCTTTAGGATACAAAAAATCCAAATATAATATTTTCACTAATTGTTCTTCCTTTCATTCAAGTTGCAATTTCTTATAAAAATAATATCGTGTTCTTTATATCGCTATCTTTTAATCATAAGACTAAAACCTATGCAGTAGGTTATAACTCAATATTATTAACTATTAATAAATTCTCTTATTTTCTCTAAATATAATTGATCCTCTATTAAAATTTTTTGTAATTCTTTATTGCAACTATCATTAAATTTTTTTTCATCAATATTATAGTAATATTCATATAATTTATCTGCAAAGTCCTCTTCTTCTACGTCTAAACCTATTCCTATACCTAGCTCTTCTACCTTACTTTGCTTATACGTATTGGTTTCAACAAGCTGAGGAATTCCATAAATAATCCCATCATAGTATTTGTTTGAAATCGCATATTTTGTTTCCATCATTTTGGAAGCCTTATAAGAATTGTTCAATATATCCGCTTTTATTAATAACTTATTTTTATCTGAATTATTATATTCTCCCGTAAACTTTAAATTTGATATATTGTTTTTTTTACAATAATTTATGAACAAATCCAGTTCAGCTCCTGAACCATGGTAAATCAAATTAAACCTATTATCATTTTTCAACCTATCAATTATTTTAACTTGATGTTTGAAATATCTAACTGCCCCAATAAAGACTACATTAAGAATACTTCCTTTATCTTTCTTTATAAATTTTTTTTTGTTTTGATAATCATTTTTATTAATATTATGCGCTATAATATAAGGATATCCTTTTGGCAAAAATTCTTTGAATCCCTCTGAAGAAATACACGTAAAAAAAGAATTTCTAATCAAATTCTCTTCGATATTGAAAAACATTTTATTATTTTCATAACTATAATCTCTAATATCAAAAATATAATTATACTTGTACTTATTAATTAGAGTTTTTGCAATAAGAACACCAGATAAAGTTGAAAGAATAATAAGTTTATCATAATTTCTTGTTTTAATTTGATTTTTTACCCACTTTCTAAATTTTAGAAAATCCAAAATTTTAAACAGCGGATGCCTATTAAGCACTGATTTCAAATTCAATGAAAAATAATTCAATGGATAATCTACAGATTTTCCTTCTCTGTTCCAGAATAGAACTTCATACTTTTGATTTTCTTCATCAAGAACTTGCGTATATTTGTTTAAATAAGGGCAATATTTTAAATCCCCAATAAAAATTATGCCTATCATTATCTCCATCCTTTAAAACTTATTTTAATCTTTTATCTTATATAAGGTTCTTATTTATATATAAGCAAATAATTAATATCAATAGAAACTTTTATATATATCAGTTTTATTATTTAATATGTATATGTATAAAACCTTTCTTACTTTTATTATTATTGAACTCAATTTTTTTAGCAATTTTATATTCTACTAGATTTTCATAAAACTATAAGCTATATGCATTTCTCCTTTAACCTTAATCAAATAACATAATAGTATCTCTTAAATTTTCATTTTGCAAAAATTTTCTTATACTTTTTAACAGATTCTATAACATGCCTAAACGTAAAATATATTGAAACTATCGGATTCAATCCAATAAATCTAAATACCTTATACGTCATCTTGATTGACTTTATCTTGTTTCCAGACTTTGAGTTGCGAGAAATACGATATATTAAAAGAGGCTCATTAATTCCATAAGCTAATATCCCTGTTCTAAGAATCCTTAACCATACAGCATAGTCTTCGTGCATATCATCTTTTTCCATTTTGATGTTATCGAAAAGTCGTTTCTTTATAAGAACTGACGAGCAAGATATTACATTATGATTCCTCAATTTCTTATATGTAACTTTATCTGGAACTTCAAATATGCCTTTATAATATTCACCATCCTCATTTATGTACGACGAACCGGTAAATAAAAATTCTGCAGACGTTTTTTCTGCATATTTCATCTGTTTTTCTAACTTTGTTTTATCCCACATATCATCGCTATCTAAAAATGCAATCCAATTTCCATTAGCTAAAGAGATTCCTATATTTCTAGTAGCTGATACCCCTTGATTTTTTTCATTCTTTACAAAACGAATACGAGAATCTTTTTTTGAAAGTTCCTTAATTATTTCAACTGTATTATCTTCTGAACCATCGTCTATAACTAATAGTTCCCACTCTTTATAGGTTTGATTGATTACTGAATTTATTGCTTGTTCTATATATTTCTCGCAATTATACGTTGGCATAATAATGCTAACCAACATTTGTTTATTTATACCAGCATTCATTTCAATTCTCTCTTTTCAGTTAGATAAATTGACTCTTTAAAATCCTTTAAACAATAATGTTTATGATAACTAGACATTTTTTTCTCATACACTAAGTCACCAAACGCCTTATTAACTGTACTTGTCCTCAGTAGCTTTAATATAGGATTAAATAACTTAGTAATTCTGATCTTTTTCCCGTTTGCTTCAGA
The nucleotide sequence above comes from Thermoanaerobacterium sp. CMT5567-10. Encoded proteins:
- a CDS encoding glycosyltransferase family 2 protein, producing the protein MNAGINKQMLVSIIMPTYNCEKYIEQAINSVINQTYKEWELLVIDDGSEDNTVEIIKELSKKDSRIRFVKNEKNQGVSATRNIGISLANGNWIAFLDSDDMWDKTKLEKQMKYAEKTSAEFLFTGSSYINEDGEYYKGIFEVPDKVTYKKLRNHNVISCSSVLIKKRLFDNIKMEKDDMHEDYAVWLRILRTGILAYGINEPLLIYRISRNSKSGNKIKSIKMTYKVFRFIGLNPIVSIYFTFRHVIESVKKYKKIFAK